A window of Primulina tabacum isolate GXHZ01 chromosome 4, ASM2559414v2, whole genome shotgun sequence contains these coding sequences:
- the LOC142543093 gene encoding transcription initiation factor IIA large subunit-like produces MASSSTSNVYVHVIEDVINKVRDEFINNGGPGEAVLAELQGLWELKMMQSGAILGPIDRSAGQKTATGGLLITPNPVHDLNVPYDGTEEYETPTADLLFPPTPLQTPMAQTPLPGMVQTPLHGVARTPLPGPDGGSLFDDSVGGNPITPNEFSSANNNGGVSDIKNGVGRPNPYMQPPSSWLNQRPPLDVNVAYVEGREEVERGASRQPATQDFLVPSGKRKRGDFPAQYHAGGYIPQQDGAADLLSDAQKVVQGSVQQTLSIIPQLDGPIPDPYDDVLSTPNIYNYQGVVNEDYNIVNTPAPNDMLAATPAPVQNDTVNGDDDEDEPLNEDDDDELDDVDEGEDLNTMHLVLAQFDKVTRTKSRWKCMLKDGIMHINNKDILFNKATGEFDF; encoded by the exons ATGGCGAGTTCATCCACCAGCAACGTGTACGTTCACGTCATTGAAGACGTTATCAACAAAGTACGCGATGAATTCATCAACAACGGAGGCCCTGGCGAGGCTGTCCTGGCTGAGCTTCAAGGC TTATGGGAGCTGAAAATGATGCAATCTGGGGCAATATTGGGTCCCATTGACCGTTCAGCAGGGCAAAAGACAGCAACAGGGGGTCTTCTTATCACTCCTAACCCTGTGCATGACCTCAACGTGCCTTACGATGGCACTGAGGAGTATGAAACTCCGACTGCTGATTTACTCTTTCCACCG ACTCCACTGCAAACTCCTATGGCGCAGACACCGTTGCCTGGAATGGTGCAGACACCTTTGCATGGAGTAGCCCGGACTCCTCTTCCAGGACCTGATGGTGGTTCGTTGTTCGATGATTCTGTTGGTGGCAACCCGATCACCCCAAATGAGTTTTCATCTGCTAATAACAATGGCGGGGTGTCTGACATAAAAAATGGAGTCGGAAGACCTAATCCATATATG CAACCTCCTTCTTCTTGGTTGAATCAGAGGCCTCCTCTTGATGTGAATGTTG CTTATGTGGAAGGTCGTGAAGAAGTTGAAAGGGGAGCTTCTCGTCAGCCAGCAACACAG GATTTCCTTGTACCTTCTGGAAAACGGAAGCGAGGGGACTTCCCTGCTCAATATCATGCAGGTGGATACATCCCACAGCAAGATGGAGCTGCTGACCTTCTATCAGATGCGCAAAAG GTGGTTCAAGGCAGTGTTCAACAAACGCTATCTATTATTCCGCAGTTGGATGGCCCCATACCTGATCCATATGATGATGTACTTTCTACGCCTAAT ATATATAATTATCAAGGAGTTGTCAATGAAGACTACAATATAGTGAACACGCCTGCACCAAACG ATATGCTAGCTGCAACTCCTGCTCCTGTTCAGAATGATACTGTCAAtggtgatgatgatgaagatgaACCATTGAATGAAGATGACGATGATGAGTTGGATGATGTTGACGAAGGGGAAGACCTGAATACGATGCATTTGGTTCTGGCTCAATTTGACAAG GTGACCAGAACCAAGAGCAGGTGGAAATGCATGTTGAAGGATGGTATCATGCACATAAATAACAAAGACATTTTGTTCAACAAg GCAACAGGAGAATTCGACTTCTGA
- the LOC142541832 gene encoding uncharacterized protein LOC142541832, with protein MEYHHVSSRFSQPPAIHIRVVNGENYGFVLPVPIPSVDSIWVVGLIIGGPLFESHPHGDHATIRQSSRGAPFQPSGSLPGGIREADTWILNVHDHHPLHSPPEASPLTPRTNNGLTEHTVSKFLESRNSEASGGDEEICVVCQDGLISGRIATLDCRHRYHVECIKTWLTLKNFCPICKAVAISNVDS; from the coding sequence ATGGAGTATCACCATGTTTCCTCTAGATTTTCTCAGCCGCCGGCGATACATATCCGAGTCGTCAACGGAGAGAATTATGGTTTCGTGCTTCCCGTTCCCATCCCGAGCGTGGACTCTATTTGGGTTGTTGGTTTGATAATTGGCGGCCCCTTGTTTGAAAGCCACCCGCACGGGGACCATGCGACCATCAGACAAAGTAGCCGCGGCGCTCCCTTCCAGCCGTCGGGAAGTCTTCCAGGGGGGATTCGCGAAGCCGACACATGGATTCTAAATGTGCACGATCATCATCCTCTACATTCGCCTCCGGAAGCCAGTCCGCTGACTCCGAGAACCAACAATGGCTTGACAGAACACACTGTTTCCAAGTTCTTGGAGTCGAGAAATTCAGAGGCGAGCGGCGGCGACGAAGAAATCTGCGTAGTGTGTCAAGATGGTTTGATCAGCGGTCGGATTGCGACGCTGGATTGCAGGCATAGATATCACGTGGAGTGCATAAAAACTTGGCTTACTCTGAAGAACTTCTGCCCCATCTGCAAAGCGGTGGCTATCAGTAATGTAGATTCTTGA
- the LOC142541831 gene encoding LOW QUALITY PROTEIN: receptor-like protein EIX2 (The sequence of the model RefSeq protein was modified relative to this genomic sequence to represent the inferred CDS: inserted 1 base in 1 codon; deleted 2 bases in 1 codon), protein MNVVTKKLITFMHTLLFLVILWILLVSGTIGDDVVRCLEKERLVLLKVKDDLIDDYGILSTWGPEEAKKDCCKWNGVRCDNRSNHVVALDLFGPKGRHTYFHHLAGKISPSLVELEYLNHLDLSTNDFNETSIPEFFGSLAKLKFLNLANSNFRGLISHHLGKLSMLQHLDLSENWLLNITDLDWLCNLRSLEYLDLGGLDLSTVTTWMQTISKLRTLKSLHMPLYLFISSSYITSFHQLFYVFSVIDFSCCSLNTISILVWFLNMSSSFSYIDFSHNAMKGKIPVALGNLESLSHVDLSVNMLEGGIPDTLGNLTSFLYVDLSNNMLEERIPSGLWNSTMFKYLDLSENLLCGSLPHTLRLPHLEALLLSENRFVGSVPDLASCTSLALVRLQGNRFNGTLAKSIGSLSKLEVLNLGSNNLEGIINEAHFSNYSDQFYDLDLSLNSNLRVEISSHWKPPFKIIFISLTFCKLGPEFPYWLLNACGQSASLDISNTQISDTIDKKIWDNSICFWYLNMSNNQIYGIAPDLSCETFRYVDLSSNEFDTLPLLAPSLNFVNLARNKLSRRLTRICAASFVVVLDISDNRLSGDLPHCLKNLTYIEYFNVANNNFSGRISESLGYMSVLSSLHIRNNSFRGEIPTSLRKCRWLHVLDLGENNLTGHVPAWIGGSLPMLAVLSLRSNDFYGSLPLTLCHLRNLQLLDLSLNKISGTIPKCMNNFSSMSLNPDVNQIPDNISYVFPSGFGGALLRQHNIKKEKEVEYVRNLILLKVVDLSSNKLVGHIPHEISNLNGLLXLNLSRNNLTGSIPQDIGQLKILNSLDLSENNLSGEIPDTLSQLSHLGVLNLSFNNLSGKIPWNNQIQTFDSSSYTGNPLLCGPPLPKHCPGDENPISTENVDGMDHGELISTGFYVAMALGFIVGFWGVFGTLALKKSWRLMYFKMVVNVNDWVHARIAVNWNHMRRYFEN, encoded by the exons atgaaTGTTGTCACCAAAAAACTCATCACTTTCATGCATACGCTACTTTTTCTGGTCATTTTATGGATCTTGCTCGTTAGTGGAACCATCGGAGACGACGTAGTCAGATGCTTAGAAAAGGAAAGATTGGTGCTACTTAAGGTCAAAGATGATTTGATAGATGATTATGGCATACTCTCTACTTGGGGACCTGAGGAAGCCAAGAAAGATTGCTGCAAATGGAATGGTGTTCGCTGCGATAACCGCAGTAATCACGTCGTGGCGTTGGATCTTTTCGGTCCCAAGGGGAGACATACCTATTTTCATCACTTGGCCGGTAAGATAAGCCCGTCTTTGGTTGAACTAGAATATCTTAATCATCTCGACCTCAGCACCAACGATTTTAATGAGACCTCTATTCCTGAATTTTTTGGCTCTCTTGCTAAACTTAAGTTTCTCAATTTGGCTAATTCCAATTTTCGTGGTTTGATCTCACATCATCTAGGGAAGCTATCCATGTTGCAACATCTTGATCTTAGTGAGAACTGGTTACTAAATATTACAGATCTTGATTGGCTTTGTAATTTACGCTCACTGGAATATCTTGATCTCGGTGGACTTGATCTCAGTACAGTTACGACATGGATGCAAACAATAAGCAAACTTCGCACACTGAAATCATTGCACATGCCG CTGTACCTTTTCATCAGTTCTTCCTACATCACTTCCTTTCATCAACTCTTCTACGTCTTTTCTGTCATCGATTTTTCTTGCTGTTCCCTGAACACCATATCGATTTTAGTCTGGTTTCTTAACATGAGCAGTAGCTTTAGTTATATTGATTTCAGTCATAATGCTATGAAAGGGAAGATTCCTGTTGCTTTGGGGAATCTTGAATCCCTTTCCCATGTCGATCTCAGTGTTAACATGCTTGAAGGTGGGATTCCTGATACTTTAGGGAATCTGACATCCTTCCTTTATGTTGATTTATCCAATAACATGCTTGAAGAACGAATTCCTAGTGGTTTATGGAATTCCACCATGTTCAAATATCTTGATCTAAGTGAAAATCTGTTGTGTGGTTCACTACCTCATACGTTGAGACTTCCCCATCTTGAAGCTCTACTATTGTCTGAAAATCGATTTGTCGGCAGTGTGCCTGATCTTGCATCATGTACATCATTGGCATTAGTGCGGCTACAAGGTAACAGATTCAATGGAACTCTAGCTAAAAGCATCGGATCCCTATCTAAACTTGAGGTATTGAACCTTGGTTCAAACAACTTGGAGGGCATTATTAATGAAGCCCATTTTTCGAActattctgatcaattttaTGACCTGGACTTGTCTTTGAACTCGAATTTAAGAGTAGAGATCAGCTCTCATTGGAAACCtccatttaaaattatatttataagtTTGACATTTTGCAAGTTGGGGCCAGAATTTCCATACTGGCTTCTGAATGCATGTGGCCAGTCTGCAAGTCTTGATATTTCAAATACTCAGATTTCAGACACAATAGATAAAAAGATTTGGGACAATTCGATTTGtttttggtatttgaatatgTCAAATAACCAGATATATGGCATTGCTCCTGATTTATCATGTGAAACTTTCCGCTATGTTGACTTGAGCTCCAATGAGTTTGATACGCTGCCCCTTTTGGCTCCGTCCTTAAATTTTGTAAATCTTGCAAGGAATAAATTATCGCGGAGATTGACACGTATTTGTGCCGCAAGTTTTGTGGTGGTTCTTGACATTTCAGACAACAGATTATCAGGTGATCTTCCTCATTGTCTGAAGAATTTGACATATATCGAGTATTTTAATGTGGCAAACAACAATTTCTCCGGGAGAATTTCAGAATCACTTGGCTATATGAGtgttctttcttctttacatATAAGAAACAACAGTTTTAGAGGAGAGATTCCTACATCATTGAGGAAGTGTCGTTGGTTACATGTTTTGGATCTCGGAGAAAACAATTTGACTGGTCACGTTCCAGCATGGATAGGTGGAAGTTTGCCAATGTTGGCTGTGCTAAGCCTAAGATCCAATGACTTCTATGGTAGCTTGCCTTTAACCTTGTGTCATCTACGAAATCTACAACTATTGGATCTGTCTTTGAATAAGATTTCTGGAACAATACCCAAATGTATGAACAATTTCAGTTCTATGAGTTTGAACCCAGATGTTAACCAAATACCGGACAATATATCATATGTTTTCCCAAGTGGATTTGGGGGAGCTCTTCTACGACAGCATAACATTA AGAAAGAGAAGGAGGTCGAGTATGTCAGAaatctaatacttttgaaagtCGTTGATCTTTCAAGTAATAAGTTAGTTGGACATATACCTCATGAAATATCAAATCTTAATGGCCTTT CCTTGAATCTTTCCAGAAACAACTTGACAGGCTCTATTCCACAAGACATTGGccagttaaaaattttaaattctcttGATTTGTCGGAAAACAACCTTTCAGGTGAAATTCCAGACACCCTGTCACAACTGAGTCATCTTGGAGTTCTAAACTTGTCTTTCAACAACTTGTCCGGTAAAATTCCATGGAACAATCAAATACAAACTTTCGACTCTTCTTCGTATACAGGAAATCCTCTACTTTGTGGTCCTCCACTTCCAAAGCATTGTCCGGGCGATGAAAACCCAATCTCTACAGAAAATGTTGATGGGATGGACCATGGCGAGCTCATAAGTACAGGTTTTT